Proteins found in one Thunnus maccoyii chromosome 5, fThuMac1.1, whole genome shotgun sequence genomic segment:
- the dusp6 gene encoding dual specificity protein phosphatase 6 has protein sequence MLDKLKPVVQLDSVMAISKTVGWLREQLETRRDGLLVMDCRAQELYESSHVETAINVAIPSLMLRRLKKGNLPVRSLLSDGEDRERFVRRCKTDTIVLYDEYSREWNENVDGGSVLGLLLRRMKDEGYRAYYLEGGFSKFQAEHPALCDTNLDGSSNSSSPTAQVLGLGGLRISSDSSDIESDIDRDPSSATDSDGSPLSNPQPSFPVEILPHLYLGCAKDSTNLDVLEEYGIKYILNVTPNLPNLFENAGEFKYKQIPISDHWSQNLSQFFPEAISFIDEARGQKCGVLVHCLAGISRSVTVTVAYLMQKLNLSMNDAYDIVKMKKSNISPNFNFMGQLLDFERTLGLKSPCDNRMAAPSQQLYFTTPTNHNVFQLDPLEST, from the exons ATGCTTGACAAGCTCAAGCCCGTCGTCCAGCTCGACTCGGTCATGGCGATCAGCAAGACGGTGGGCTGGCTCCGGGAACAGCTGGAGACGCGCAGGGACGGCCTGCTGGTGATGGACTGCCGGGCCCAGGAGCTCTACGAGTCGTCGCATGTCGAGACGGCCATCAACGTGGCCATACCGAGCCTCATGCTCCGCCGACTCAAGAAGGGCAACCTGCCCGTGCGGTCGCTGCTCTCCGACGGCGAGGACCGGGAGAGATTCGTGCGGCGTTGCAAGACGGACACCATCGTGCTGTACGACGAGTACAGCCGGGAGTGGAACGAGAACGTGGACGGTGGCTCTGTGTTGGGTTTACTGCTGAGGAGGATGAAGGACGAAGGCTACAGGGCCTATTATCTGGAGG GTGGCTTCAGTAAATTCCAGGCCGAGCACCCGGCTCTGTGCGACACCAACCTGGACGGCTCCTCCAACAGCAGTTCCCCCACCGCCCAGGTGTTGGGCCTCGGCGGGCTCCGGATCAGCTCCGACTCATCGGATATCGAGTCAGACATAGACCGGGACCCGAGCAGCGCCACGGACTCAGACGGGAGCCCGCTGTCCAACCCGCAGCCCTCCTTCCCGGTGGAGATCCTGCCGCACCTCTACCTGGGCTGCGCCAAGGACTCCACCAACCTGGACGTGCTGGAAGAGTACGGCATCAAGTACATCCTCAACGTGACTCCTAACCTGCCCAACCTCTTTGAGAACGCAGGGGAGTTTAAATACAAGCAGATCCCCATCTCGGATCACTGGAGCCAGAATCTGTCTCAGTTCTTCCCCGAGGCCATCAGCTTCATCG ATGAAGCTCGAGGCCAGAAGTGTGGCGTCCTGGTCCACTGCCTGGCTGGCATCAGCCGCTCAGTGACTGTGACAGTGGCCTACCTGATGCAGAAGCTCAACCTGTCCATGAACGACGCCTACGACATCGTCAAGATGAAAAAGTCCAACATCTCACCCAACTTCAACTTCATGGGCCAGCTCCTGGACTTTGAGCGCACGCTGGGCCTGAAGAGCCCATGCGACAACCGCATGGCAGCACCGAGCCAGCAGCTCTACTTCACTACCCCAACCAACCACAATGTCTTCCAGCTGGACCCCCTCGAGTCCACGTGA